ATTTTTTCACAAGTATCAAATTGTGGTCACTTGGGAAAGTGCCATGACAATGTCAGCCTGCTCAAGTGCCCAACCTATTCCTTCTTCGTTTTCGATATCTCAATTTCTCAGTCAATCTCTTTGCTCCTACATGCatcaaatatgcatttttttctttctttccccctTTGCTTTGCAAATAAATCAGAAATATATTTATGGCCATCGTAGTGTGATTCTAATCTATCAGAATAGGTAAATGGCTTATAATAGCCAAattctccctctcactctctctatttctttcacattttcttccaaataaaataatatttaaagaaaatagagaataggtaaataaaaaatctattggAGTGTATAGAAATATGAATAGATAAAGTAAAAATTTGTACTTTTTAAGTAGCTATTTTGGCTACACCTGCTAAATATGCTCAAAAAGCTAAATAtacggaaaaaaaaataaaaaaaataaaaaattcctaacTTAAGATAAAGTATAGCACAACAAAGCTTTAGTTGAATTGGATGAACAAAATGATAGGACGTAGAAATTTGTtgttaaaattatttatgtgtGGCTTTGATTGCGGGTCAAGGTTTGGCAAAGAGCGAGCTTTGATTGCGGGTCAAGGtttgaaaaaagagagaaaaaaacagaAGCAAGAAAAAGACGGGTCATAATCATATGCTGCTGGTGCACTAGTACCGTGGTCAACAaggccactttttttttttttttttggtgaaacagtgtattcttcttcatttctaagAAATACTTCCCAAAGAGGTTATACAACTAGAGAAAACGATATAAGAACAAGAGCACGAAATACAATCACAACGCCTAAAGGCAAGAAACATAGCCCGAAGGCCATTGTAGTGAACTAAAGATAAAGAATCTCTACTTATAAAACCAGAAAAAACTTGGCTTAAAACAGCTATCAAACGGTAAATTGTGAACACAAGCaagaatatacaaacaaaaaacaaatagaaaccCAGCATACAGGCACCAGGAAAGAAATGACCACTGGAGTCGGCGCGTGCCTTCTCTGGGAACTCCCTTAGCGATGGACGACCTTCACGAGCTTAGATTGGCACCTTCTGAGACCGGAGAAAGTAGCTGTAGCCCACACACACATAAAACAGAAGATCTAAACCGCAGGCGCTTGCGGGTCACACACCGACCAGAAACGAACCGCACAGCCTCATTAAGTGACCATCCAGACCAGATAGGCCGGCTACCGCACCTGGACAGTTCTTGTTGGAGAAAAGCCAGCCGAGGATAAAAACATCTGACTTTGAACATATCTCCACCGGAAATCCACCAACATCTATCGTTTTTCACGGGCCAGCACTTGAAAATCACTGCTTACAACAAAAAAactatagaaaaataaaaaaataaaaaaaaaaacccaacaacctCCACCGGTCAAGTACCGAGAGGATAAAAAACTCTAACAATATAAAGGTTTGGAGATAAGACCACCAGTACCTCTGGAAAAACCAAGGGGGGAACAAAAACCACCATTGCCTTAAAGGGCAGGGGAAAACACCAgcaccatgagggggagacgtgaAGCCTCCCCCCTTGGCGAACGAAGTTCTCGGGTTTCTCTCTTTTAAACTTCAGAcgttatttctctaaaaaaaagagagactgagagatcAACAAGGCCACGTTTtagtggaagaagaagaaacaaaaaaagtcGTCTGAAATTTTGTCCTTCAAAAAACCCATGAATTTAGGCTCTATCTTGGAATACAAACAAAGTGGTTTGGGTGCCTGGGGATGAGCCcctcctttatttatttatttattttttaaaaaagaagatttagtttatatatatatatatatatatatatatatatatattttcttttattattacgGCTGACATGTGTCATAATTTCATTGAATTTGATATAGCATACTAACAGAAATCGTCAAATTATTTGATGGAATTTGATAGTACGgactaatttgttatttttgcatattaTAGGAAGCTCTCAGAACATTTTAAAACCACATTGAATTTATTGCAAATTAGTGAAACTACGaagactaattttacatttttgtattttcttaaaACTGTTAATTTAGTTTATGGGGTTTGACTCTTTGACAAATAACTTCTTTTAAGGTTTAAAAAGAGACAAATCACTTTCTTTAATACCCCTATGTAACAAATAATTCTCTTTGCAAATTTCgccatatattatattttttttgtcggaattattgtgaaattacacatttatcccaaaaaataaattaaaaagaaaaaagaaaaaaaaggtggttTAGCCATTCCCTTTGAACAATTTGAGCCACCCCCATCTCtcgttttgttttcttgttttgataTTTGTCAGGGTAAATGTGCAATTTCATAGTTACCCCGACCAAAAATTGGCCAAAGATTTGTCCAAAGGAAGTTTTTTTGTTAAGCAGGGCTACCGCAAAGAgtgattttttgtaaaagcgCTTTTACATTAAGAAATAGCAAATGGGGATTTTGTTGTCCTCAGCTTGGAGGGTTGGATTCGGGCCCAATCACCACGATAATTGTTTTGGGTTATAGGCCCTGAAACTCACCCACACAGAGGGTCCCCCGGGCCATTGGTAGTTTACTAGTCTAATTTATCAAAGCAAACTCATTTGACATTTAGAGGTATGTGAAGATGACTAGCTAGCTTCTTGTTGGAGTGTTAAGGGTTACTCCTTTGAGTAGGAGGTCTGTTGATGTTTGGAGTATTACTTCCAgcacttttcatttttaaagcTGTGTTTGGCTTCTTTGTATATGGGTACTCTTTATAACTAGGAGCGGCAATTCGTGTTGTGtcagaatataaatataaaattatataggttaactTTAActcaatcaatttaattaaagcAAGTTAGAGCATTAGAAGCAGATACCCAACCATTTTCcataaatttagggaacaaaactacctTTTGTTTCTCTATCCAAATACACTCCACAATAAATTTCCTTAATCttctctatatcattaaaataatatttttttacttatatatatatgacagaaatttcctacaaaccgagacatgtgagaatcacatattttttttattaatgctattaataAATGTTTGTTCTCTCAATATCTCATTCTCTCTTCTGTCTTCCTTTCTCATTTGTCTTTTGCATCGTCTCTCTCTGCTTCGTCTTCTTTCTCTcgtctctcgtctctctctctctctctctcatctatCTCtcgtctttctctctctaaatctctctctctcttgctttcgttgatttcttggttttgttgttttatatttgttgattttgattggtttttttttttgttggggccgaggggggggggggtttctgCAAGAGGAATAACAAATTGCGAGACTTCCTTTACTTTTTTGGATTATAATAATGCATTGGGTAACACTGTAGCTAGTAGCTACCCAAGGGTTTAATGAACTTTTGAGGAATTTGTTTTGGGTGTCttttggtaattttatttttgagattttccctatatttagggaaataAACTACTTATAGGGTATCTGCTGTTAATGCTCTTAAACCCCTCAACTCTAACCTGCTACTTTCGTGTTGGGTTCAGGACAAATTCACgaatcatgtaaaaaattgttaaccctATTTGAACGGGCTTGATTGCTCTACAGCTCTGTGCTTGCATGATTTGGGAATATCTTATACTTCTTACATTCCAAGACAGCTGTTTTAAGATGCATTGTCATAAATTACACATTTCCAATTCCTAGAAATATATAAACTCCTTATCAAAAACATTAGCACCATACACTACAATTACATTCTTAATGAGGATCAGATAGACAATACCATAACGGGAACTGGTAATTAGATGAACACAAGCAAAAAGAAAGCTCAAAATGGTGTACCAATTTCACTCCTTGTTTCTGTAGGGCTGTACAAAGCAGACCTGTTCCTTGGTCGATTCTCCTCCAATTGCTTCACGACCTCATCCATTGTGGGTCTAACTGTAGCCACTGGAGCACAGCAACCCATTGCAAGCTTCAATGCATGAACCAACCCCTCTTCCATGGGACTCCTTATCCCCTTCAAGACCTCCACATCAAAAACCTCCATCGTTGTCTCCTCCAAAACTGCCACTTTCACCATTGAAGGCAAATCGACATATTCCCCACTTCTCCCATTTTTTCCAGGTTTCtttcctatcaaaatttccaataGCAATATCCCAAATGCATAGACATCTGTCCTGGAGCTGCATTTCTTCATCTTTTGAAGCTCTGGTGCTTTGTAACCATCAGTCTTTGCAAGTGCCACTATTTCATCAGCTACGGCTGGGATCATCAGCTTGTCAAGCCCAAACTCAGTGAGCCTGGCTAGGAAAAACTCGTCTATGTGCACATTTTTGGATCTCACATTTCCATGAGTAATGGGTAACTCAAGACCAGTATGAAGATATGCTAGTCCTCTGGCTATACCCAAAGCAATCTTGTGTCTTCGAGCCCAGTTCAGCACTGGTTTTCCAGCTCTAGTCTCTGAGTCAACCAGAACAGAGAAAACCAGAGTATAATGAATTTGCATGAGCACTCATCATTTGCAAAAGAGACAGATATAGAGGCACTCATATAATTTGTAGATCATCTAAAATGGCTTTTATAGTAACTAGCTCAtttgctccaaaaaaaaaaataaaaaaatcttccaTTATTCGTTTAAACGAAGTAACAGAAAACTTTTTAAGTTAAGGTGTTTTTGAGGACTAGAGCTCGCAACTCCTTGCTCTATTGCAACCAAATCTGTGGCTCAGTTAAGTCTTATAGGCACATCACGGGAAGGACATGAATTTGACAGTGACTCTGGCATGAATAATGGGAAAGACTCCTGTGGATCCAAAAGTCTTACTTGACCCCACAGGTCTAATGAATCTCATGGATAAGGCTGAGAGCAGCTCATGTCCCAAGAATTCAAACTTCAAGAATATTACAAGGATGGAAGTTATTTTCGATCATTCATTTAGGAGGTTTTCTGACTCTAAAAGGCATGGGTTGAGGACAATCTATTGATCCCTAGTTGAGACAAAGAAACCTGGTAGGAACGTACTTGGAGTTGCTTAAAGTGAGCGAGTTATTGTTACAACTATTCTTGGTCTTGCTCTAAAGAGTGTCTCAGCTATTGATGGGGCTCTTCTAAGATTGGCTTTCATTGACTTGGAAAGGACTCTAATGGAATATTTTTTGTCAAGGGAGTCGAGGAGTTTTGGCAACCAAGTTTTTACTCTTTCGTTGTCATGTGATGTTGAGGGAAAATTCAACGTCACTGGAACTTGTCAAACTATCCTTTATGAAGCCACATTGCCAAGGACTCTAAAACATGTAACTTCTTGCGTTCTCATGTTACCTTTTTTAATTGTCAATCACTGATTTGAACTTACAACCTAATCCGGGGTAAGATTAGAATAGCATGAGAATTAAAGTGTTCTCAATACTATGAGGGCAACTATTTACTGATTTAATATTGTGATGCTAAATTTACTTCCTTATAatgatgaaaattgaagagctcCTACAATTCCATCTCTATATGAAATGCCAGATAAAATAAATGCAGAGGGAAGCACGTAAAATGAACATACCATGTAAAAGATCATAGAGGGTTCTGTGAGGAAGATATTCATAAATGAGAAGCTTTTCCCCTCTCTTCCCCTGATAAAAAGCTCTCAATGGAATCAAATTCTCATGGCGAATCTTTCCCAATTGCTTTATCACGGGTAAACATGAACTCCCATCCTTGCAACTACCTTCCCTCAACAACCTTAAAGCAATGGCCCCTCCATCAGCAAGCTTCGCCTTATAAACAGTCCCATAGTTTGTCTTCTCCATAACTTGTCCGGTCGCGTTCAACACATCCTCTAACGTCAAATGCTCACCGCCTTGAAACAAAATAAGCTTTCCTtcaccacctccaccaccaccaccaacaccAACACCAACACCAACACCAATATTTTCATCATCTTCCCCTTCCTCAAATTCATCTTCACTCTCCCCcctactcttcttcttcttattttgcaCATACCCAATTAACAGGGAAGCCAAAACCACTGCTCCAGCCATTAAACCAATCACAATGCCGGCAATTGCACCCGGGCTCAATCCAGAACTTCCACTACAACTTTTCAAAGGTAACCCACAAAGCCCCGGATTGTTTCCCTCAAAAACCTCCACACCATACTTCGATTCTCCAAAAACAGGCAAAACCCCACTGAAGTTATTGTGTGAAAGATTCAATTTCTCAAGGGTCAGTCCAGATAAACTCTCCGGAATTGAACCCGAAAGCACATTATCCCCAAGATAAAGCTCTTTAAGCCCATGAAACTGGGTAACGAATTCCGGAAAATTCCCAGAAAGCTTGTTGCTACCCAAATCTAAAACCTGTAAATTCTTGCAAGTAGAGTTAGGCAGTGCAGGTTCTGGGACTGACCCAGACAGTGAATTACCATGAAGCCTAAGAGAAACAAGTCTATCACACAAGTTCCAGATAGATGGTGCTAAAGCGCCACTCAACAAGTTGTTACCCAAATCAATGTCAGAGAGTGAAGAGCTATAGCCTAGCTCAAGAGGGATAGTTCCACTCAGTGAATTGACGTTAAGGTAGAGACTTTGAAGCATAGAGAACTCACCCAGCTCTCTGGGGAGTGAGCCGGTGAGATTGGCAGAGGGAAGCTGAAGAGAGAGAAGGTGCAAAGACGGGTCTttgaagagagagaggttgGTCCATTGTGGGGAAGAGACGTCACTGCAAAGCAAAGGGGAGCCATTGGAGAAGACCCATTTGAGGCCCCTCCATTGGCACAAAGGCACAGAAGCATTCCATGAAGATAGCAAAAGGTTGTCAGTGTTACCTTGCAGTGAAGCTCTGATTTTTCCCCAGAGAAGCTCAACATCTGAAGAAGCAGAAGACAAAGAAGCAGGCTCACCGAGAGTGGTGCCTtcggtgaagaagaagaggagcaAGAAGAAGACAATGTAGAGAGAGAAAAGGTTCAGAAGCGCCATGAACGAagcagaggagagagagagagcgagagagagagagagagagagaaagaggaaggtGGTGCTGGTGGGGAGCTCTAAGAGACTCTAGGTTCTCTTTTCTGGGAAAGCTGACAGAGTGTTGACTGTAAGTAATCTCCTAGTCTAATAATTTAACGGTCATGATTTGGGTAtacatttcaatattttcatACAATGTCACACAGTGTTGCAAGTATAAATATCCTCCTCCTTGATTCTGCGCCGTTGGatttccctaaattttttcCACGAGGACTTTAAGGATAATTAACGGTGCAGCATTAGGGAAGAGGTAGTGAGGTACACCTTGGAAGACAACAAAAaggttgtaaataaataaaatattggggttccattttatattatttttctctgCACGCTCACCTTTGGAATTGAAGatttttctttgattctttTATTCAGTTTGCACTCTTTGAGAAAGATTAAAGAAACCCTTTTCCCTACTTGCCTTGCACTCTTGCAAGAAGCCACAAGGCTTATTAATGGGGTTTAAATCCTCTTAATTAGGCCTATTCCAATTACACAGAAATTCAGATaattataagaaagaaaaaaagaatttaatttgGGTTTAACAGGATTCATCTAATTAAATTAGAGTCAGAATAGTTaatcttaatatattaattttgtgttgcGTTTAtcgtcgtataaaaaattgtctgcTTTTATGTTACATGTTaactgcaatttgaaaacgcaattctaaacaatttatattatttatttacgaaatcgcaattatAAAGGCACTATTAAATGGCTCAAATCATTGTGTTCGGACTTAATaatagggatttttttttttttaaaaaaaaaaaaaaaaaaatccttaatcCAGGCTCTTGAACAAGCTAGTGAGAACAGGGTGATAACAAGATCTTGATCCAATCTCTTTGATAAGTCACAGGTGTATTTGACATTTGGTGCTCCAACGTTCACTGCCATACACGTGTTGATGATCTTTGACTGTTGACGTGTGATCTGACAATGCTGGCGAGAGATGGTGATTGTGCGGTTGTCATGTTGCGATTATTGTATATTATCTGTGGGGTTGCAGTGGGGCCACTGTGTTTGTGGGACAGAGCAGATCGAAAAAGCAAAgctaaataaagaaga
The Alnus glutinosa chromosome 14, dhAlnGlut1.1, whole genome shotgun sequence genome window above contains:
- the LOC133858095 gene encoding putative kinase-like protein TMKL1; the protein is MALLNLFSLYIVFFLLLFFFTEGTTLGEPASLSSASSDVELLWGKIRASLQGNTDNLLLSSWNASVPLCQWRGLKWVFSNGSPLLCSDVSSPQWTNLSLFKDPSLHLLSLQLPSANLTGSLPRELGEFSMLQSLYLNVNSLSGTIPLELGYSSSLSDIDLGNNLLSGALAPSIWNLCDRLVSLRLHGNSLSGSVPEPALPNSTCKNLQVLDLGSNKLSGNFPEFVTQFHGLKELYLGDNVLSGSIPESLSGLTLEKLNLSHNNFSGVLPVFGESKYGVEVFEGNNPGLCGLPLKSCSGSSGLSPGAIAGIVIGLMAGAVVLASLLIGYVQNKKKKSRGESEDEFEEGEDDENIGVGVGVGVGGGGGGGEGKLILFQGGEHLTLEDVLNATGQVMEKTNYGTVYKAKLADGGAIALRLLREGSCKDGSSCLPVIKQLGKIRHENLIPLRAFYQGKRGEKLLIYEYLPHRTLYDLLHETRAGKPVLNWARRHKIALGIARGLAYLHTGLELPITHGNVRSKNVHIDEFFLARLTEFGLDKLMIPAVADEIVALAKTDGYKAPELQKMKKCSSRTDVYAFGILLLEILIGKKPGKNGRSGEYVDLPSMVKVAVLEETTMEVFDVEVLKGIRSPMEEGLVHALKLAMGCCAPVATVRPTMDEVVKQLEENRPRNRSALYSPTETRSEIGTPF